From a region of the Chitinophagaceae bacterium genome:
- a CDS encoding glycosyltransferase family 2 protein, producing the protein MEPFSQKSVAVVIPCRNEEKYIGKCLDSLIQSDFDLSQLEIYVCDGRSDDDTRKIVAQYEEKYPFIQLIDNPHLTTPHALNAGITMSETDFVVILGAHAAVDKNFIKKSVEVFELDDKIGCAGGIIENVNEDAKTAIIAAAMSSPFGVGTAYFRTGTKEGYVDTVAFGMYKRVVFEKIGLFDESLVRNQDDEFNFRLINSGFKIYLSAQIQSKYYVRASFSKLYKQYFQYGYWKVFVNKKHKTITTLRQLVPAAFVLFLFTAWLPALLNVKFIFIYIGFMLLYLMGSFYSAYRKSTVIKDMIGIMAAFFILHFSYGSGYLKGILHFYLLNKKPVSKASELSR; encoded by the coding sequence ATGGAGCCTTTTTCGCAAAAAAGCGTTGCAGTTGTTATACCCTGCAGAAACGAAGAAAAGTATATTGGAAAATGTTTGGATTCATTAATTCAAAGTGACTTTGATTTGAGTCAATTGGAGATTTACGTATGTGATGGCAGAAGTGATGATGATACCCGAAAAATTGTTGCTCAGTATGAAGAGAAATATCCATTTATACAATTGATAGACAATCCTCACTTAACGACTCCCCATGCTTTGAATGCAGGAATTACAATGTCTGAAACAGATTTTGTCGTGATTTTGGGAGCCCATGCAGCAGTAGATAAAAATTTTATTAAAAAATCTGTAGAAGTTTTTGAATTGGACGATAAAATAGGCTGTGCCGGTGGAATAATAGAAAATGTAAATGAAGATGCTAAAACAGCTATAATTGCTGCGGCTATGTCATCGCCTTTTGGAGTAGGCACCGCTTATTTCAGAACCGGTACAAAAGAAGGTTATGTTGACACGGTGGCTTTCGGCATGTATAAAAGGGTGGTTTTTGAAAAAATAGGCTTATTTGATGAATCGCTGGTTCGAAATCAGGATGATGAATTCAATTTCAGGTTGATAAATTCCGGATTCAAGATTTACCTTTCGGCACAAATACAATCAAAATATTATGTAAGAGCATCATTCAGTAAGCTTTATAAACAATATTTTCAATATGGCTACTGGAAAGTGTTTGTAAATAAAAAACATAAGACAATTACTACTCTCAGACAATTAGTGCCGGCCGCCTTTGTTTTATTTTTGTTTACCGCCTGGTTGCCGGCTTTGCTGAATGTTAAATTTATTTTTATTTACATTGGTTTTATGCTTTTGTATCTCATGGGTTCTTTTTACTCAGCTTATAGGAAATCTACTGTAATTAAAGATATGATTGGTATAATGGCTGCTTTTTTCATTTTGCATTTTTCTTACGGAAGCGGATATTTGAAAGGTATTCTTCATTTTTATCTTTTAAATAAAAAACCGGTCTCAAAAGCCTCTGAACTCAGCAGGTAA
- a CDS encoding DUF4783 domain-containing protein, which translates to MKPLLLTFFLFTSILFLDIKILPAQSLENISLAIETANARELSRYFDNNVEVTIVNNEGMYSKAQAELIVKDFFSKNPPSSFRIIHQGSSDRGSMYGIGTLITPQKSFRTYLYVKENNGGFLIQQIRFEED; encoded by the coding sequence ATGAAGCCACTTTTATTAACTTTTTTTCTTTTTACATCCATTTTATTTTTAGATATAAAAATATTACCGGCTCAGTCATTAGAGAATATCTCATTAGCTATAGAAACAGCCAATGCCAGAGAGCTGTCCAGATACTTTGATAATAACGTAGAAGTTACTATTGTAAATAATGAAGGCATGTACAGCAAGGCACAAGCTGAATTGATTGTAAAGGATTTTTTCAGTAAAAATCCACCGAGTTCTTTCAGGATTATTCATCAGGGTTCTTCTGACAGAGGATCTATGTATGGAATAGGTACGCTGATCACCCCTCAAAAATCGTTTAGAACCTATCTTTATGTGAAAGAAAACAACGGCGGTTTTCTAATACAACAAATCCGATTCGAGGAAGATTAA
- a CDS encoding alanine/ornithine racemase family PLP-dependent enzyme, whose protein sequence is MAFVKLYKDRLRHNYLFLNDLFKEYNIDWGVVSKLLCGNELFIKELMNLNINEIHDSRISNLKKVKELNPNVQTVYIKPPPKRSIPSIIRYADVSFNTESDTIELLSKEAVKQKKKHKIIIMIEMGDLREGVMGDDLVDFYGQIFKLPNIEVVGLGTNLNCLHGIMPSQDKLIQLGLYKQIIEAKFNIKIPWVSGGTSVMIPLLYRKQLPKAVNHFRVGETLFFGINLFTDKLIKGMKGGVFQLYTEIIELTEKPVLPSGELGTNPSGDKAEINPELYGKTSYRAIIDIGLLDIDPKFLIPKDKNISISGASSDMIVIELGKNPKNYKVGDLIAFELKYMGALAILNSYYIEKVVE, encoded by the coding sequence TGACTTATTCAAGGAATATAATATAGATTGGGGAGTAGTCAGTAAATTACTTTGTGGAAATGAATTGTTTATTAAGGAATTGATGAACCTTAATATTAATGAGATTCATGATTCTAGAATCAGTAATTTAAAAAAAGTTAAAGAGCTGAACCCAAACGTACAGACTGTATATATAAAGCCACCTCCCAAAAGAAGTATACCTAGTATTATCCGGTATGCGGATGTGAGTTTCAACACTGAGTCTGACACCATAGAGTTATTGTCTAAAGAGGCAGTAAAGCAAAAGAAAAAGCATAAAATCATCATTATGATTGAAATGGGTGACTTGAGAGAAGGTGTTATGGGGGATGATTTAGTTGATTTTTACGGGCAAATTTTTAAACTCCCCAATATTGAAGTTGTTGGATTGGGTACGAATTTGAACTGTTTACATGGGATAATGCCCTCACAGGATAAGCTTATACAGCTTGGGTTATATAAACAAATAATTGAAGCAAAATTCAATATTAAGATACCCTGGGTAAGTGGTGGTACTTCTGTAATGATTCCTCTTTTATATAGAAAGCAGCTTCCCAAAGCGGTTAACCATTTTAGAGTTGGGGAAACCTTATTTTTTGGAATCAATCTTTTTACAGATAAGCTTATTAAAGGAATGAAAGGTGGCGTTTTTCAATTATATACTGAAATAATCGAATTGACAGAAAAACCGGTACTTCCATCCGGAGAATTGGGAACAAATCCAAGTGGAGATAAAGCGGAGATTAATCCTGAACTTTATGGAAAAACTTCCTATAGGGCTATAATTGATATTGGACTGTTAGATATAGACCCCAAATTTTTAATACCAAAGGATAAGAATATTTCAATTAGTGGAGCCAGCTCTGATATGATAGTTATAGAGTTAGGTAAAAACCCTAAAAATTATAAAGTGGGTGATTTGATAGCTTTTGAACTTAAGTATATGGGCGCATTAGCAATATTGAATTCTTATTATATAGAAAAGGTTGTAGAGTGA
- the pdeM gene encoding ligase-associated DNA damage response endonuclease PdeM — MSQNFITIEIAGQQLNLLPEKAIFRPSDKSLILSDVHLGKSAHFRKAGVPLPQQADYENLNRLETLIDKFEVKKVIVNGDLFHSFYNSFASFFLEWRIKIPIPMLLITGNHDLMPDSFYKDANIELSKNPFVDEPFIFSHEPDSIEDQLDYYAFYGHIHPGIRLHGPGRQSLKLPVFYFTEKYALLPAFGSFTGLAFIKPVKNSRVFVCLKNEVSEVKS; from the coding sequence ATGTCGCAAAACTTTATTACGATAGAAATTGCCGGGCAACAGCTAAACTTGTTGCCCGAAAAGGCAATTTTTCGTCCGTCAGATAAATCACTTATACTTTCAGATGTGCATTTGGGGAAATCTGCTCATTTTAGAAAAGCAGGCGTACCTTTACCGCAACAAGCTGATTATGAAAATTTAAATCGTTTAGAAACGCTAATTGACAAATTTGAAGTGAAAAAAGTAATCGTTAACGGAGACTTATTTCATTCTTTTTACAATAGCTTTGCCTCTTTCTTTCTGGAATGGAGAATCAAAATTCCGATACCCATGTTACTTATCACCGGCAATCACGACTTAATGCCGGATAGTTTTTACAAAGATGCAAATATAGAATTAAGCAAAAATCCTTTTGTTGATGAGCCTTTTATTTTTTCTCATGAACCGGATTCCATAGAAGATCAATTGGATTATTATGCCTTTTACGGACATATACATCCCGGCATAAGGCTTCATGGTCCGGGCAGACAAAGTCTGAAACTCCCTGTATTTTATTTTACAGAAAAATATGCTCTTTTACCGGCATTTGGTTCCTTCACAGGACTGGCTTTTATAAAACCGGTTAAAAACTCCAGAGTATTTGTATGCCTTAAAAATGAAGTTTCGGAAGTGAAAAGTTAA
- a CDS encoding amidohydrolase, giving the protein MEEIIEIRHYLHQNPELSDKEFETAKYIKKQIHKLGGKKWKITDKIGGNGILAEYDTGKEGNHIAFRAELDALPITETTKVEYKSKNEGVAHSCGHDGHMAIVLGLVKHIGENPLKKGKLSVIFQPAEENGQGAEAMMEDDKLKDFAPDFIFAIHNLPGVKKGKVVCKQGEIAAASIGLKITLKGESGHAGHPGESKSPLRALLRLSKKLPQYDIDAEKGTFHINTLIHLKMGNISFGTIPADATLAFTIRSSDDKGLDKLKEAALKKVKSEASKYKLKVKTKWSEWFPAVTNDNKAFEKLKAACEELNKDFQEAQSPFRWSEDFGFFAKKHKILLLGVGAGKSQPPLHQSDYDFPDEIMEEVIMLYIELAKAFELYEK; this is encoded by the coding sequence ATGGAAGAAATTATTGAAATAAGGCATTATTTACACCAAAACCCTGAATTATCAGATAAGGAATTTGAAACGGCAAAGTATATTAAAAAGCAAATTCATAAGCTTGGTGGAAAAAAATGGAAAATAACAGATAAAATCGGTGGGAATGGGATATTGGCTGAATATGATACCGGCAAGGAAGGTAATCATATTGCTTTTAGAGCCGAGCTCGATGCGTTGCCGATTACAGAAACCACTAAAGTTGAGTATAAATCTAAAAACGAAGGTGTTGCTCATTCATGTGGTCACGACGGACATATGGCTATCGTTCTGGGACTGGTCAAGCACATAGGAGAGAATCCTCTTAAAAAAGGGAAGCTAAGCGTTATTTTTCAACCGGCAGAGGAGAACGGACAGGGAGCAGAAGCTATGATGGAAGATGATAAATTGAAAGATTTTGCTCCGGATTTTATTTTTGCGATACATAATCTTCCGGGAGTTAAAAAAGGAAAAGTTGTTTGTAAACAAGGTGAAATTGCTGCGGCTTCTATAGGTTTAAAGATTACACTTAAGGGAGAAAGTGGGCATGCCGGTCATCCGGGAGAGTCAAAATCACCTTTAAGAGCTTTATTGAGGTTGAGCAAAAAGCTCCCGCAATACGATATAGATGCAGAAAAAGGTACTTTTCATATAAACACACTTATTCATTTAAAAATGGGGAATATATCCTTTGGCACTATACCGGCTGATGCTACTCTGGCATTTACAATCAGAAGCTCAGATGATAAAGGACTCGATAAATTAAAAGAAGCTGCTTTAAAGAAGGTTAAAAGTGAAGCTTCAAAATATAAATTAAAGGTAAAAACTAAATGGTCTGAATGGTTTCCTGCCGTAACTAATGACAATAAAGCTTTTGAAAAGCTTAAAGCTGCATGCGAAGAACTAAATAAAGATTTTCAGGAAGCGCAAAGTCCTTTTCGCTGGTCTGAAGACTTTGGTTTTTTTGCAAAAAAGCATAAAATTTTATTACTTGGAGTGGGTGCCGGGAAATCTCAACCGCCTTTACACCAAAGCGATTATGACTTTCCGGATGAAATTATGGAAGAAGTTATTATGTTATATATAGAATTGGCTAAAGCCTTTGAGCTCTATGAAAAGTAA
- a CDS encoding DUF2442 domain-containing protein — translation MSTSNNIRNKHSNDSFDRLIFEKKLRAKTLIIDKELDVLLILFNTGNVLKGRLSDYPKLKTASNAELEDWRLIKDGIGIRWESLDEDLSIKGFIKKFALNQALRSLKSNGDDEILFA, via the coding sequence ATGAGTACTTCAAATAATATTAGAAATAAACATTCAAATGATTCATTTGACCGTTTAATATTTGAGAAAAAATTAAGAGCTAAGACATTAATAATCGATAAAGAATTAGATGTTTTATTGATTCTGTTTAATACAGGAAATGTATTGAAAGGTCGCCTTTCAGATTATCCGAAACTTAAAACAGCTTCTAATGCTGAATTGGAAGATTGGCGTTTAATCAAGGATGGTATAGGAATTAGATGGGAAAGTTTAGATGAAGATTTGTCCATTAAAGGATTTATTAAAAAGTTTGCATTGAATCAAGCTCTTAGAAGTCTGAAGAGTAATGGTGATGACGAGATTTTATTCGCTTGA
- a CDS encoding DUF4294 domain-containing protein has protein sequence MLRLIILYAVILSAITAKGEDKPTEVKNFDPSKSYEIVETDTFNGEQMPTVNLNEVQVATLRHGDAMATHHYNRLRRNLMIVYPYAKLAAQLLDEIDNEVEQFTRRRHQRRYMREKQQELRDSFEAELKELTVTQGKLLVKLINRETGDDCYRLIRELRNPIQAVFWQSFARFHGYDLKEPYIAEENQDIERILKQLEESNFPTEISKR, from the coding sequence ATGCTACGATTAATAATACTATATGCCGTCATCCTATCAGCAATCACAGCTAAAGGAGAAGACAAACCAACTGAAGTTAAAAATTTTGATCCGTCAAAATCTTACGAAATAGTTGAAACGGATACATTCAATGGAGAACAAATGCCAACTGTAAACTTAAATGAGGTACAGGTTGCGACTCTCCGCCATGGTGATGCGATGGCAACTCATCATTATAATCGTCTGCGAAGAAATCTGATGATAGTTTATCCCTATGCTAAATTAGCTGCCCAACTTTTAGATGAAATTGATAATGAAGTTGAACAGTTCACCCGTCGCAGGCATCAACGCAGATACATGCGTGAAAAACAACAGGAACTAAGAGATTCTTTTGAAGCTGAATTAAAAGAACTTACTGTTACTCAGGGGAAATTATTGGTAAAATTAATCAACCGGGAAACGGGAGATGATTGCTACCGACTGATACGTGAGTTGAGAAACCCTATACAGGCTGTTTTTTGGCAGAGTTTTGCAAGGTTTCATGGCTATGATTTAAAAGAGCCTTACATTGCAGAAGAAAATCAGGATATAGAAAGAATTCTAAAGCAACTGGAAGAAAGTAATTTCCCTACAGAAATCAGCAAACGTTAA
- a CDS encoding peptidase M23, whose protein sequence is MDFTNLKGIAVPPIAGLFDSKKSIQIDLESFLSQNPEIPEDQKVNKAVAFIKNQKLLNDAEIAFGGYFEKRSWYQRSDLFGSKKDSFRNIHIGIDVWVDEGTEVFVPLDAVVHSFKNNKGKGNYGPTIILKHQTEGQRAFYTLYGHLSKESLKKLKVNQSLKKGEVFAHIGNKSENGEWPPHLHFQLITDLQAYEGDFPGVISENDVDFFKKICPSPYDLFIFPK, encoded by the coding sequence ATGGATTTCACAAATTTGAAAGGGATTGCTGTTCCTCCTATCGCCGGCCTGTTTGATTCAAAAAAGTCAATACAAATCGATTTAGAATCTTTTTTAAGTCAAAATCCAGAAATACCTGAAGATCAAAAAGTAAATAAAGCCGTTGCGTTTATTAAGAATCAAAAATTACTAAATGATGCTGAAATAGCATTTGGAGGGTATTTTGAAAAAAGAAGCTGGTATCAAAGAAGTGATTTGTTCGGAAGTAAAAAGGACAGTTTTAGAAATATTCATATAGGTATTGATGTTTGGGTAGATGAAGGTACTGAAGTTTTCGTTCCATTAGATGCCGTTGTACATAGTTTTAAAAATAACAAAGGGAAAGGAAATTACGGACCAACTATAATTTTGAAGCATCAGACAGAAGGTCAGAGAGCTTTTTATACTTTATACGGACATTTAAGTAAAGAAAGCCTGAAGAAGTTAAAAGTTAATCAATCGCTTAAAAAAGGTGAGGTTTTTGCTCATATTGGTAATAAATCAGAAAATGGAGAGTGGCCGCCTCATTTACATTTTCAGCTAATAACCGACCTGCAAGCGTATGAAGGTGACTTCCCGGGGGTGATTTCTGAAAATGATGTAGATTTTTTTAAAAAAATATGTCCATCACCCTATGATTTGTTTATATTCCCTAAATAA
- a CDS encoding DoxX family protein yields the protein MSLFNKILFSAGAKNYSFGLLILRVAFGLGMAWHGLGKLDRIEGFTEGVAAMGFPMPEFFALAAIFSELIGGLFLALGFLSRPSALFIAFTMFIAAFIRHADDPFSGKEKALAYLVVMIVLFITGPGKYSVDYKISNRK from the coding sequence ATGAGCTTATTCAATAAAATTTTATTTTCTGCCGGTGCCAAAAATTATTCTTTTGGATTATTAATTTTAAGAGTAGCTTTTGGCTTGGGTATGGCATGGCACGGACTGGGTAAATTAGACCGTATAGAAGGTTTCACTGAAGGTGTCGCCGCTATGGGTTTTCCCATGCCGGAGTTTTTTGCTTTAGCAGCTATCTTTTCTGAGTTAATCGGCGGGTTATTTTTAGCTTTGGGTTTTCTTTCCAGACCTTCAGCATTATTTATAGCTTTCACCATGTTTATAGCTGCTTTTATCAGACATGCTGATGATCCGTTTTCAGGTAAAGAAAAAGCATTGGCTTATTTAGTTGTAATGATTGTCTTATTCATTACCGGACCCGGAAAATATTCTGTAGATTATAAAATTTCCAACAGAAAATAA
- a CDS encoding glycosyltransferase: MKVCHLTSAHPRKDNRIFYKNCVSLSQWYEVYLIVADGLGDEFDKGIQIIDAGKKRAGRFSRMLFSTYEVYKKAKKVNADIYHFHDPELLPYALKLQKKGKKVIYDVHEDLPKQVLSKHWIPSFLRKTVSGLVTKIEKHAAQKFSGIVTADEAPYLRFQKYQKEKTILTYNYPIKGMFKNTDFAEKNQNSLCYVGGLTKIRGIREMVEAVGSMEVEFHLAGAYSPLSFRDELVNLSGWKKVAEYGFVGPEEVQKIYSKSSIGLVMLHPTEKYKEALPVKMFEYMSAGLVVLASDFPMWKEILKKYECGLTADPLKPEDIREKIKYLLENPQLCREMALNGIKAIETELNWSTQAEKLRHLYAGLKD, from the coding sequence GTGAAAGTATGTCACCTTACATCAGCTCATCCCAGAAAAGACAACAGGATTTTTTATAAAAACTGTGTAAGTCTTTCTCAGTGGTATGAGGTTTATTTAATTGTAGCTGATGGTCTGGGAGATGAATTTGACAAAGGCATTCAAATAATAGATGCAGGCAAAAAGAGGGCCGGTCGATTCAGCAGAATGTTGTTTAGCACCTATGAGGTTTATAAAAAAGCAAAAAAGGTAAATGCAGATATCTATCATTTTCATGACCCGGAATTACTTCCATATGCTTTAAAATTGCAAAAAAAAGGTAAAAAAGTAATTTATGATGTTCATGAAGATTTGCCAAAACAAGTTTTAAGTAAACATTGGATCCCCTCATTTTTAAGGAAAACCGTTTCAGGCTTAGTTACAAAAATTGAAAAACATGCTGCTCAAAAGTTTAGTGGAATTGTGACAGCAGATGAAGCTCCTTATCTGAGATTTCAAAAATATCAAAAGGAAAAAACGATTTTGACCTATAATTATCCAATAAAAGGAATGTTTAAAAACACAGACTTTGCAGAAAAAAATCAAAATTCGCTATGTTATGTAGGTGGATTAACCAAAATTCGGGGAATTAGGGAAATGGTGGAAGCTGTGGGTTCAATGGAAGTAGAATTTCATTTAGCCGGAGCCTATTCGCCGCTTTCATTCCGGGATGAGTTAGTTAATTTATCGGGCTGGAAAAAGGTTGCAGAATATGGCTTTGTAGGACCTGAAGAAGTTCAAAAAATTTACAGTAAAAGCAGTATAGGTTTGGTGATGTTACATCCCACAGAAAAATATAAGGAAGCCTTACCGGTAAAAATGTTTGAATATATGTCAGCCGGTTTAGTTGTTTTAGCATCAGATTTTCCAATGTGGAAAGAAATTCTGAAAAAATACGAGTGTGGATTGACAGCAGACCCCCTTAAACCGGAAGATATTCGCGAAAAAATTAAATATTTACTGGAAAATCCTCAGCTTTGCCGGGAAATGGCTTTAAACGGGATAAAAGCTATAGAAACTGAACTGAACTGGTCTACACAAGCTGAAAAATTAAGGCATTTATATGCGGGATTAAAAGATTAA
- a CDS encoding FKBP-type peptidyl-prolyl cis-trans isomerase, protein MEDENQKLAYSIGVNIAENLRLQGVNNLDIEAFTKALEDVYQNDSLLVTEEEANAFIQDYFQNLAQRQAISNLQEGQAFLDSVAAVEGIVKLQSGLLYEVIEMGDGPKPGINDQVKTHYHGTLINGDVFDSSVERGEPVTFPLNGVIAGWTEALQLMPVGSKWRLFIPPTLGYGERGTGGAIGPNETLVFEVELIEIK, encoded by the coding sequence ATGGAGGATGAGAACCAAAAATTAGCCTATAGCATCGGCGTAAACATAGCAGAGAACTTAAGACTTCAGGGTGTTAACAATCTTGATATAGAAGCCTTTACAAAAGCTTTGGAAGATGTTTATCAAAATGACTCGCTATTGGTAACTGAAGAAGAAGCAAATGCTTTCATACAAGATTATTTTCAAAATTTAGCGCAAAGACAAGCAATTTCAAATTTACAAGAAGGACAAGCTTTTCTTGATTCGGTAGCAGCGGTAGAAGGTATAGTAAAGTTACAAAGTGGTTTACTTTATGAAGTCATAGAAATGGGTGACGGACCAAAACCCGGAATAAACGATCAGGTTAAAACACATTACCACGGTACATTAATAAACGGTGATGTTTTTGACAGTTCTGTAGAAAGAGGAGAGCCTGTTACATTTCCTTTAAACGGTGTTATTGCCGGTTGGACTGAAGCTCTACAATTAATGCCTGTTGGCTCAAAATGGAGATTATTCATACCTCCAACATTAGGATACGGAGAAAGAGGAACGGGTGGCGCAATCGGGCCAAACGAAACATTAGTTTTCGAAGTAGAACTGATTGAAATTAAATAA
- a CDS encoding DUF4160 domain-containing protein, with amino-acid sequence MPTVITVKGYRFYFYSNENDEPVHIHVEKAEGNAKYWLEPIEEVYSYGFTIRQRREIAKLVEEFQETLKEAWYEYFK; translated from the coding sequence ATGCCTACAGTAATTACAGTAAAAGGATACCGTTTTTATTTTTACAGTAATGAGAATGACGAACCTGTTCATATTCACGTAGAAAAGGCAGAAGGAAATGCTAAATATTGGTTAGAACCGATTGAAGAGGTTTATAGTTATGGTTTTACAATACGTCAACGAAGAGAAATTGCTAAATTGGTAGAAGAATTTCAGGAAACATTAAAAGAAGCATGGTATGAGTACTTCAAATAA